From the Prochlorococcus sp. MIT 1223 genome, the window TTAGATGGAGGAAGAACAACCGTTGATGGAGAGCATTTATTGAATGGTTCCCCAGTTCATCTAAGTTCTTTTGCGAATGATCAAGTATTTGGCTATTCCACTAGCTATTTACCTGATTGGCTTGAAGAAAAAAGTGGCGGGAAAATACTTTCAAGTAATGTATTGAGATTGTCATGTGAACAATTAAATGCTGCTATTCAGAGTAGTAAAGGTATGGATAATCTCATTCAATTCTTAAAGAAATTATCTAATAATTCTTTAGTTGTTGTCGATGCAGAAAAATCAACTCAATTAAAGATATTTGCGAAGGCAGTTATTGAATTAATGAACGAGAAAAGGTTTCTTTTTCGATCGGCTGCAAGCTTAATTAGCGCATTAGCTGATTTGCCAGTAAATCCTATGAATCAATCTGAATTCTCTTCTTTAAGACTAAAAAGGAATAGATCTAATTTAAAAGGATTAATTATGGTTGGATCTCATGTTGAATTGGCAGATAAACAATTAGATTTTTTGCTAAAAGACTCTGGCTGTAAAGGAGTTGAGTTGCCTGTAAAGGAGATCGCTCGTGCTTTAGATAGTCCTTTATCTCAAGTGTTATTACGTGATTTAAAAGAACTTTATTTATCTCAATTAGATAACATTATAGAGTCTGGAAAAACTCCAGTTATATATACAAGTAGGGGAGAGATTGATTTCCCTTCGGTTTCAAAAAGAATGCTTTTTGGTATTCAATTAGCAGAGCTAATGGCTAATTT encodes:
- a CDS encoding four-carbon acid sugar kinase family protein, with the translated sequence MKIIVFDDDPTGSQSVYGCPLLLKFDEEILSEGILDHSKLLFLLTNTRSMSASKAEDRTRQICKSFYKAAYKNLDFRKVLFISRGDSTLRGHGVIEPNVINQELGPFDATFHVPAFLDGGRTTVDGEHLLNGSPVHLSSFANDQVFGYSTSYLPDWLEEKSGGKILSSNVLRLSCEQLNAAIQSSKGMDNLIQFLKKLSNNSLVVVDAEKSTQLKIFAKAVIELMNEKRFLFRSAASLISALADLPVNPMNQSEFSSLRLKRNRSNLKGLIMVGSHVELADKQLDFLLKDSGCKGVELPVKEIARALDSPLSQVLLRDLKELYLSQLDNIIESGKTPVIYTSRGEIDFPSVSKRMLFGIQLAELMANLVARLLPRIGYVISKGGITTQVFLEKGLNLGMVELKGQILPGLSVVCPYKKNSNSQIPVITFPGNLGNSETLLESWKLMENMIKD